The window TCCTGGGAAATGTGTTCCCTTTTGTAATCTTGTGACGATTCCACCTTCTTGATCAATTGAAATGAGTAATGGAATGTTCGGTGATGCTTTTTGAAATTCATGAGTGAGTTTGACGGTTTGTTTCGTATCAACGACATTCTCCGCAAATAAGATGACACCGCCTAGATGATATTTTTCAACAAGATGAGACACTTCTTTATTCATCTTTGTTAAGCCTGTAGGTGCAGATTCATCTTTTGTTTGCCAATTGCGAAAGTCTGGCATGAGCATTTGACCTATCTTTTCATCCAGGGACATGTCTTGCACCATTTGTTTTGCGGTTGGAAGAGGGGCAGAGCTAACCTTTTCCGTTGGAATGGAAGAGGTTAGCAGGGCCAAAACCAGAGCAGCGGGGAAAAGAGCTTTTAACATCGAATTCCTCCTTTTACTTAAAAGATTCGTAGATTGCGGTCATGATGCTTCCATAAGTACCAGTTGGGAAAAGGTCACCTTCAAATTGATTTGGGTTGGTTTCAGGTGAAACGACAGGCGAATGTTTCTTATTTGTCAGCAAGACGATACCTAGATTATGTTTTGGATCAATCAATGTCATGGTTCCGGTCCAGCCAGTATGTCCATAGGCTTCGTTACTTGCATATTTTCCAAACATCCATTCCATGTCAGTATGACCGTTTTTTCGCCAGCCTAGCCCGTATGTTGGGTTTGTATCAGAAGAGGCTGTAAAGAGATCGATAGAAGCTTGATCAAAGATGGTGGTTTTTCCATAGCCTCCTTTGTTCAGCATGAGCTGGAGCAGCACGGCCATGTCTGATATGTTAGAAAAAAGTCCAGCATGACCAGAGATACCTGCCATTGAGTAATATGCTTTCTCATCGTGGACTTCGCCTAGCAGGGTGTACCTGCGAATGTTTTCAAAATCAATGACACCATCTCGCGAATTACCTAAACGTTCGGTTGCTGCAAAATTTTGTTTGAATCTTTTTTGCAGTGGATTGAACATTGTATGTTTGAGACCTAGCGGCCGATAGATTGTCGACTCTACATATTGATCAAGAGGCATACCTGTTTTTTTCTCAATGATCATGCCTAACAGCATGTAATCAATGTCACTATAAATGTGCTGGGTGCCTGGTTTGTATTGCAGCGGCACCTTTGGCAGCCATTTCATTGTTGTCTTTCTATCTTGAGAGAAAAAGGAGCCGGCGGCTTCTTTGCTATAAAATAAGACACTGGAAGGGAGTCCGGCAGAATGGGTCAGAAGATCATTTACACGGAGTTGTTCTTTGCCGGTTACCTTTGCATCTGGTTCATCTTTAAAATCTGGCAGGA is drawn from Bacillus pumilus and contains these coding sequences:
- the pbp4b gene encoding penicillin binding protein PBP4B — protein: MKKYFLLITSLLMLLGLPVQTFATSSHPVSSLSKTAPEEYPVLKKAKRPEQAGFSSRQLRKVDHMIQNDIKAGFPGAALIIIKDGKIVHQKAYGYRQKYEGTTELKSYKKMKKNTLFDLASNTKMYATNYALQKLVYEKKLDVNEKIQSILPDFKDEPDAKVTGKEQLRVNDLLTHSAGLPSSVLFYSKEAAGSFFSQDRKTTMKWLPKVPLQYKPGTQHIYSDIDYMLLGMIIEKKTGMPLDQYVESTIYRPLGLKHTMFNPLQKRFKQNFAATERLGNSRDGVIDFENIRRYTLLGEVHDEKAYYSMAGISGHAGLFSNISDMAVLLQLMLNKGGYGKTTIFDQASIDLFTASSDTNPTYGLGWRKNGHTDMEWMFGKYASNEAYGHTGWTGTMTLIDPKHNLGIVLLTNKKHSPVVSPETNPNQFEGDLFPTGTYGSIMTAIYESFK